Genomic DNA from Streptomyces venezuelae:
CTCACGTGAGCACTGCTGCAACCGGCAAACCGGTCGTACTCATCGCCGAAGAGCTGTCGCCCGCCACCGTCGACGCGCTCGGGCCGGACTTCGAGATCCGTCAGTGCAACGGCGCGGACCGCGCCGAGCTGCTGCCCGCCATCGCCGACGTCGACGCGATCCTGGTCCGCTCCGCGACCAAGGTCGACGCGGAGGCCATCGCCGCCGCCAGGAAGCTCAAGGTCGTCGCCCGCGCGGGTGTCGGTCTGGACAACGTGGACGTGTCGGCCGCCACCAAGGCCGGCGTGATGGTCGTGAACGCACCGACCTCGAACATCGTCACCGCCGCCGAGCTCGCCTGCGGCCTGCTCCTCGCCACCGCGCGCAACATCCCGCAGGCCAACACCGCCCTGAAGAACGGCGAGTGGAAGCGCTCGAAGTACACCGGCGTCGAGCTGGCCGAGAAGACCCTCGGCGTCGTCGGCCTCGGCCGCATCGGCGCGCTCGTCGCGCAGCGCATGAGCGCCTTCGGCATGAAGGTCGTCGCGTACGACCCGTACGTGCAGCCCGCGCGCGCCGCCCAGATGGGCGTCAAGGTGCTCTCCCTCGACGAGCTGCTCGAAGTCTCGGACTTCATCACCGTGCACCTCCCCAAGACGCCCGAGACCCTCGGTCTCATCGGCGACGAGGCGCTGCACAAGGTCAAGCCGTCCGTCCGCATCGTCAACGCCGCGCGCGGCGGGATCGTCGACGAGGAGGCGCTGCACTCCGCCCTCAAGGAGGGCCGCGTCGCCGGCGCCGGCCTGGACGTGTACGCGAAGGAGCCCTGCACGGACTCCCCGCTCTTCCAGTTCGACCAGGTCGTCTGCACCCCGCACCTCGGCGCCTCCACGGACGAGGCGCAGGAGAAGGCGGGCATCGCCGTCGCCAAGTCGGTGCGCCTCGCCCTCGCCGGTGAGCTCGTGCCCGACGCGGTGAACGTGCAGGGCGGCGTCATCGCCGAGGACGTCCGTCCCGGCCTGCCGCTCGCCGAGAAGCTCGGCCGGATCTTCACCGCGCTCGCCCAGGAGGTCGCGGCCCGCCTCGACGTCGAGGTGTACGGCGAGATCACCCAGCACGACGTGAAGGTGCTCGAACTGTCCGCGCTGAAGGGCGTGTTCGAGGACGTCGTCGACGAGACGGTGTCGTACGTGAACGCGCCGCTGTTCGCGCAGGAGCGCGGCGTCGAGGTCCGGCTGACCACGAGCTCCGAGTCGCCCGACCACCGCAACGTGGTCACCGTGCGCGGCACGCTCTCCGGCGGCGAGGAGATCGCCGTCTCCGGCACGCTGGCCGGACCGAAGCACCTGCAGAAGATCGTCTCCATCGGTGAGTACGACGTGGACCTGGCGCTCGCCGACCACATGGTCGTCCTCCGGTACGCCGACCGTCCGGGCGTCGTCGGCACGGTCGGCCGTGTCCTCGGCGAGGCGGGCATCAACATCGCGGGCATGCAGGTCGCTCGCGCCGACGTGGGCGGCGAGGCGCTGGCCGTCCTCACCGTGGACGACAACGTGTCGCAGGCGGTGCTGAACGAGCTGGCGGCGGAGATCGGGGCGGAGTCCGCCCGCGCGGTCGACCTGACCGACTAGTACGGACCCGTACTCCCGCGGCTTCGGTTGCCGTGGGTCACCGGCTTCGCCGAGTTCGTCGTCAAACGCCGGACAGGCTGGAATGCTCCGCCTGTTCGGCGTTTTGGCGTGTGTGGACGCCCTTCAGAGCCAC
This window encodes:
- the serA gene encoding phosphoglycerate dehydrogenase, with amino-acid sequence MSTAATGKPVVLIAEELSPATVDALGPDFEIRQCNGADRAELLPAIADVDAILVRSATKVDAEAIAAARKLKVVARAGVGLDNVDVSAATKAGVMVVNAPTSNIVTAAELACGLLLATARNIPQANTALKNGEWKRSKYTGVELAEKTLGVVGLGRIGALVAQRMSAFGMKVVAYDPYVQPARAAQMGVKVLSLDELLEVSDFITVHLPKTPETLGLIGDEALHKVKPSVRIVNAARGGIVDEEALHSALKEGRVAGAGLDVYAKEPCTDSPLFQFDQVVCTPHLGASTDEAQEKAGIAVAKSVRLALAGELVPDAVNVQGGVIAEDVRPGLPLAEKLGRIFTALAQEVAARLDVEVYGEITQHDVKVLELSALKGVFEDVVDETVSYVNAPLFAQERGVEVRLTTSSESPDHRNVVTVRGTLSGGEEIAVSGTLAGPKHLQKIVSIGEYDVDLALADHMVVLRYADRPGVVGTVGRVLGEAGINIAGMQVARADVGGEALAVLTVDDNVSQAVLNELAAEIGAESARAVDLTD